One genomic region from Athalia rosae chromosome 3, iyAthRosa1.1, whole genome shotgun sequence encodes:
- the LOC105689771 gene encoding eukaryotic translation initiation factor 2A: MASIVPCLAVRGSTGTSLGHGPPTYETVTEFPRDVGKSCKAMLFSPEGRYFAWVNGISLTIALTKTWQIVAEIKRPKISSINFSPNGTYISTWEPFIVSKTNPQGTPNLCIWKSENGDLVKEFVHRKQTDWEPQWSSDENICGMLVNSHVLFYENADFSKVLHRINLGTVAKFSIAPGNPPYHILCNMPGSAGQPSFARLFQYPKFETGQSLANKSFFQSDRVDIYWNNRGTNVLLMTSTEVDKTGASYYGKQTLHYLDTKGQTTMVMLGKEGPIHSVEWSPKHVEFCVIYGFMPAKTTLFNLKCESVFEFGIKHRNSIYYNPHGNIMILAGFGNLSGDVELWDAGSRKLIASLDAADTTLLRWSPDGEHFATATTAPRLRMGNGFKIWHYTGTLLYERPWNKQDELWEVLWQTYPRETFKEKSISYKAVEGIVPSQPQASKQAYRPPSARGQIINFKLHDDVEEPRSKQGADSNPSKASLKMKKKREAKKVKRELEVAAAVGAPATTTVPTTTATTTTRHRTSAKTSDVNGTANSGETEQTDDPEKVKKIRKVKNKLDEITKLKQRLAEGKHLEINQLEKIKKEAELLVEFKELVL, encoded by the exons ATGGCGTCCATTGTTCCCTGCCTTGCAG TACGAGGCTCGACGGGGACAAGTTTGGGTCATGGGCCGCCTACCTATGAAACGGTCACAGAATTTCCTCGTGACGTTGGCAAATCTTGCAAGGCCATGCTCTTCAGCCCTGAGGGAAGATATTTTGCCTGGGTTAATGGAATCTCCTTGACGATAGCACTCACAAAAACTTGGCAAATCGTAGCTGAAATTAAAAGGCCTAAGATCTCTTCCATAAATTTCTCTCCAAATGGGACGTACATCTCGACTTGGGAACCATTCATAG TCTCAAAAACAAACCCTCAAGGAACTCCGAATCTCTGCATTTGGAAATCTGAGAATGGGGACCTTGTTAAGGAGTTTGTGCATAGGAAACAAACGGATTG GGAACCGCAGTGGTCGTCGGATGAGAATATTTGTGGTATGCTGGTGAATAGCCATGTTCTCTTTTACGAAAAtgcagatttttcaaaggttCTTCACAGGATAAACTTGGGCACCGTGGCAAAGTTCAGTATAGCTCCAGGAAATCCACCCTATCACATTCTTTGCAATATGCCTG GCTCAGCTGGACAGCCATCGTTTGCAAGGCTATTTCAATACCCTAAATTTGAAACAGGGCAGTCGTTAGCTAACAAGAGTTTTTTTCAG TCTGATCGAGTGGATATTTATTGGAATAATCGAGGTACCAACGTTTTGCTGATGACCAGCACTGAAGTTGACAAGACCGGGGCCTCCTACTATGGCAAACAAACCTTGCATTACCTTGATACAAAAGGTCAAACAACAATGGTGATGCTTG GAAAAGAAGGTCCCATACATAGTGTCGAGTGGTCTCCAAAACATGTGGAATTCTGTGTAATCTATGGATTCATGCCGGCCAAAACAACGCTGTTCAACCTGAAATGTGAATCTGTTTTTGAATTCGGTATCAAACATCGGAACAGTATCTACTATAATCCACACGGAAACA TTATGATTCTTGCTGGTTTTGGTAATTTGAGCGGTGACGTGGAACTCTGGGATGCCGGTAGCAGGAAATTGATTGCAAGCCTCGACGCCGCTGATACAACTCTTCTCCGATGGTCTCCTGATGGTGAACATTTTGCCACCGCCACTACGGCTCCAAGACTTCGAATGGGGAACGG ATTCAAAATTTGGCACTATACCGGGACCCTGCTGTACGAGCGACCGTGGAACAAACAAGACGAATTATGGGAAGTACTATGGCAGACCTATCCTCGTGAGACGTTCAAGGAAAAATCAATCAGTTATAAGGCTGTCGAAGGCATCGTTCCCAGCCAACCCCAGG CGTCAAAACAGGCTTACAGACCGCCTTCGGCAAGAGGGcagataattaatttcaagctCCACGACGATGTTGAAGAACCAAGATCGAAACAAGGTGCCGATT CCAATCCCTCCAAGGCTTCactaaaaatgaagaaaaagcgaGAAGCTAAAAAAGTTAAGAGAGAACTAGAGGTAGCAGCCGCTGTTGGTGCcccggcgacgacgacggtaccaacaacaacagcaacaacgacgacgcgcCATCGAACCTCAGCGAAAACCTCTGACGTGAATGGAACTGCAAACAGTGGCGAAACTGAACAAACCGATGATCCcgaaaaagtgaagaagatAAGGAAAGTCAAAAAC AAACTAGACGAGATAACGAAATTAAAGCAACGACTCGCGGAAGGTAAGCACCTGGAAATTAATCaactggaaaaaattaagaaggAAGCTGAGCTACTCGTCGAATTCAAAGAATTGGTTTTGTGA